The following DNA comes from Rosa rugosa chromosome 5, drRosRugo1.1, whole genome shotgun sequence.
ctttctcactctcatatatatatatagacacttatgagttactctcaaattcgctcataagatttcccaacatttggtagacagactcatatatatatatagacccttatgagttactctcaatttccctcataaggttaccatatatatattgacacttatgagttactctcaatttcactcataaggtcactccacatttggcagacagactagagctctaactgaacgtaaccactcgtccggccacagacgtgattacgatttaatactattaataaccaccagcccggtacgagagcgtgattcactaatagatgccatggtcacctcgtgacctagtgatctccacagatcacaacaatttattgttcctcaacaataaaactcaacacctctcacaatatattgtttctcaacaataaactcaatacctctcacaatatattgtttctcaacaataaactcaacacaactccaacaatacatattatttcacgtaataatatatatacagacattcacacaggaatgtctaatacaccaacaatagttcatatgattgcaaaataaagcaattaaatatattgggttcgtaatatgaaccacgtgaggtttactcacctctaatccagctgcgtcttcttaacagctccattaacaatctcacgaatcgtccgccaaataaatccatcgatcacctaatccaataatgatcttaacttagccaacaactcaaaagcacacatatacggaaatccaacggtcggattctaatttaatgatgatccaacggtcagatcgaatttatacgatgatccaacggtcggatcctcacggatcgcccttaggatcatcctccaaaattatcattaaagactcagatcttcttgaatcactctaacaaacatctccataaaattatatgaaaatccgacggtcagattctcacgaatcgccttccgaatcactatttctcaattatacgaagatccaacggtcggatcttcgcccgtgacctcacaaagtcaccgggacagtcatacgatcaacatatccaaaattgaagcaaaaccgatggtcagatcttcacagatcgtaaaccgaagataaacgtaaaaacgttaaatagtaacgtcaaaacgaaaatccactatttatcaacttttttttaacatgaccatgttatatatcaaaacgctcgtatggatgcatagatcatcgcctagataatgaaaactcgaaatatggtctgatgcgccgccacaagcggtggtcagtgggcggtcaacgcggcggtcaacgcaggtcaaccacctcagatggcaaagtgaccaactacaaactggttcaaaatgaaagggtggtcgactttcatacctggagctaagcctggttcggcctagatcgtcctaaatcaagcgttgaagttggattaatctcgtgcgtctgatcagattccagattgaatcagggacgtcgaaatcttcaactcgtgatctttcactccacactccaaatcgtcaagcaaggcctatatggggatgatcagggggaggaggagatcacgaaaatggggaggatcggcccgtgcaacgccggcacggccaagatccggtcgggtcgaatgctaggctctggggggcttcgatccacgtctgggggcagcggcggtgcaaggggaggccaccaggcggctgggcgtggcacggcgagtccggagagggccgggtcgtggccggaggacgccggaggagggagatgggtccgggtcgggtcagtcgggtcggctgcgtagggaggagagagaacggaggaaaccgggggccaaaatgcaaaatttgcattttttcgtccttaatgaataaatctgatatttttcctatttatagaaaattcccaattttcaaatatttataacttaatcatacgaactccgaatattgcgttccacatgtccacgaactcgtatcgacgagctctacaactttcatgaagggagttttcccaaattttgaacgtataaaaagtcaactttgttgaccccctaaaaacgttcgttttcgaaaataaaatcgttcgaactaattccacaacttctccaagcttcgtactcgctcctactatcgtgaaatcatttctaaaaatccacggaatttaatttggattttccggggtattacaaaatTAGAGAAAGGGTAAGTAAGATGGGAAGTCCACAGAGAATAATAAGTTGTCAGTTCATCAACATCATCTCATATTTACAATGATTGTAATTAAGATAATACCTGAGTAGCTGAAGTAAATCTTCCTCTAAGATCCTTAGGTGTTATTTCTGCTATGTATACAGGTACCTGTTTATCAATAAGATTTTGATTGTTATGTGTTCTATAGATGTTATACAATGATTAAAAAACTTAGAAAGTAGAATATATTGCAAATTTCTTATTACCACGTAGCAAATTAGACCAACACCGAATCCCACTGACAACCGTCCTAAATCAAGCCACCAAGCATTCTGCATCAAGTATTTAACTCAGCTACTGATTGAACCAAGAAATgagagaaaaccaaaagaagccaaaaaaaatgaaggaaaatatTTGTTCTTGACTTGTTTTGTAGCAATCATTGACAATCTACATGTCAACGTTCTTAGTATATGTTGGTACTTGCCAACAAATTTTAAACTGTTACCACAATATTTTCCAATACGCCGTATTGCAGATTTCTTTTGAATCTTCAAGTCCTAGTGGGAAAATGGCCATATAGGTCTACAATGTACTCAGAAGTTTAAGTTCATTCTCAAGGCTTATCTGTGAAAATCACTTCTAAATCAATCTATTCCAAGCTGTTTCTGTGAGCGTAAATTAACATTTCTATTTTGGTTGCAACATAAATTTGAACATCGTTGTATTTGGAGATGGGAAAGAGAAGAAACCTGTGCAAATGCTATGGTGAGCCATCCTGCAGCACTGAATGTTTCAGACAGCCACATTGTCTGCTTGATAAACACTCAAGGAAAAGAGCAAGAAACTTTCAGATTTTACGATTTATGAATCTTCAGCAGCCCAGGTATAAAGACTAATGCAAAAACTTACGCCTCTACGACCAATGAGATCGGTTATCTTCCCATTTACTAGTGCACCAATTATTCCTCCAATCGTCATTGTTGAACCAAAAACTGAGTACTGAATGATCAGAATAGAGTCTATCAAATGCCAAGCAACCAAAAtttgaaaatagaaaaaaaaataaaaataaaaaataaaaaataaataaataaataaatatatatatatatatttgtttaaggatatctctatttgtgtttggcccaaactctaagttacttgacctagtggtaataggctagggttaaattagaaggatctagattcctattcaatgtacgattactttccttgtacgattgaaattctatacattgtaatcctctatataaagaggcccctattatcaatgagaatacacagcaaattcctctcaatttcagtttctctacaacacgttatcagcacgagccctaaccctgaaatcctaaattcgtagccttcaaatcccagaaaccaccgccgcccaccttgaagatctcaactccaggagtccagaaccggcggccccGCCCCCAGAACCGGCCGAAAAATATCCGAACCGGCCACCGTAATCTTCATGACCTAAACCggcagaaaacagaaaaaaaaagaaaaaaagaaaaaaaggaggaagCCATAGCCCAAGTCCACTTGCTGCAGCCCAAAACTTGAGCCCACTTGCAGTAGGCTCCAAGCCGCCAAGCCAAGCCACCTAGCCTCCAAGCCGCCAAACTGATCTGCCACATCAGCAacgtgccacgtcagcacatcGGTCAACGAtcagtcaacgccggtcaacccaCCGGTCAAAGACCGATCaacacttttccggccactttctaccgtttccggtgactttttccggccactttccggtCAGCTACAGTAACTTCCGGCAGCTTAAGTACTTTTTTGGGCAACATTTTTCCGGCCATCTtttaaggtaaacttttctaaaagttcccgtttttgaagtttttattacttttcttcttttctcggggacttgcaacttcccttcttctacccccctttcttcttcataggggagaccaaaagccgaactgtgggggttcgtgctcactccaagcttggagcttgtagagtcctccaaacttaagagtttgttgagaagaaaacgatcgaccacacacatcattgtttcgatctaatccaacccctcttggaatcgaatttcttggaagcgactacgctcggaaattcctaatttcttggaagcgactacgctcagaaattttatatgttttcgtggtagctttttccgctccgaaactaaccctttttcttgttctctttcaggatgagtaacctgaacaaattggactttgctccattgggaacaactggctctgaatatcacaggtgggttcgtgatatccgccagcatctcaaggccgatggaatcttgaatacgattctcgagcctagccaggacgtgctaactgttgagcaagctcaagctttggaagcaaatagagcagccttagaggcaaataaggcgaaagccattatcctaatgactcgtcatatggatgattcgctccagtacgagtgtatgaatgaataAGACCcaagaaggctgtgggtctcactcgaagaaagatttggcaacgtccgtgactccttgcttcctgacctagaagtgagatggcatagcctccgcttctgtgatttcaagtcagttcttgactataactcggaagcacttcgcattaaatccttaatggaattctgtggtaaagagatcacagatgcgatgttgattgagaagactccctctaccttccccgtctctgcatttgatggttgctaagaactatataatcgatgttactgcaggacggatcacaaggtttcatgagctcattggaactatgaatgtcactgaaaagcatgacaatatccttgtgaagaactataattcgagatccgtggaaatagagcatattccggaatccaattatagtcgcgcccctaagagaaggtgccaagagcgaaaccctaaccttagggatacttctggacgttctggtccatataatcactctacttgggaaggtaaccgccaatataggcgaacacggaaccgaagaggtcaacgtggaaagagagagggaggcaacgcctctggccatgttggtggcgccaccaacactaagagccatctaaatgacgctttcaaagcgcctcaatcaatggagtttgagcaaagagatgtatgttcccgatgtggagtgtctgatcattgggcacacatttgtagagctcgtgaagaaattgtcaccgcctacaaagcatattgtgaagcaagagaagctcactatgtggaacaagaagatcaagaagatgatctagagtaaagggttgaagactacaaatttggctgggatcaatagatcgccaattctgtttaagtctttattttccaagagatgtaataggcaattgccatactATGTAGTAAATgctattggtttagtttttcttcacataggctcatccaaagtgagtgtgatgtctaggaaggttttgagataagtggtacttaagcgagctttgctccaccgacatctctctactcacctggtcatatttattttggagttaccgaaagaagtcaaacgactaccattgttttgcattagctagcattttggattagattttctttggtcaaagagacaatgatgtaactccgttggcttatgaataaaatttcgagttcttttcattatgactccattttgattctgagcatatgacttttgtgactacgatggctgggccatcagtattaattcaagaacatggaatagcccaagttccacttgccaaatggcaccttaattactgtcacagaaactctctacgctcctagggccaatcgcatctataaatagccaacggattccatgcgaaaacgcatatagagaacggaaatgagttcctttgcaatgcctctaattattgcgaacaaatgcgcatcttagagaaatttatgtgtctctctagtggactctatgtcactattcgagctattaatccaataaaagttatgagggaagatctcttggatttagacacatattggctttgtcacgacaggataggtcctcctagtcatgatatgatgatccgtctacgaaagacttcacatggacatcttttctctcgagcgaaatgaagcatgaatcaaaagttgattcctggactaagtgtgaccgacgctgctgcctagggcactgcctccgtccaccaccagcttagggctggcgtagtccttatccatgacaccatggatggcgtccatcatggtgatggcgccccaggtgatgatgcaatcaccaacttgcttcaaagtagcgtttcagacgctcaggcccaaccaaaattctcattggttgcttctaaagcctctcgctcgttttacaaagcccattccttagggaaattaggactgagaccgtcctatgcaaaggatatgaaaatactcattatgttcttacatagaatccatagggattctgtggactgattcaaccaacttgcggacgtttaaatatctcatgatgattggttgacacgtaaacacgctggtcacgtgttgtgccattgtccacttgtaatgctgcttatgctacactcctagccaatatcatatgacaacgggctcactccccggatcatcctattccgtcaattggacttgacgatgctagagagtttacatcgaagactttctatggttattgcaatgggactgctgttggacatcatattcccatgtacacacccaaatggtctcacggaaacgactacgatggtagtcaagacattggtaatgcacaccaatctccttatattcacttggggtgatgcaatatcgcatgcagctatgctaattcgtctacgacctaccgccactcaatctacctcggcgttacagctagtgactgtgtacaagtatcgtacttacgcatatttgagtgtgcctttATGTGCCAATTTCTCCGCCACAACGCtttatgatgggtccttacagacgaatgggcaactcagttggatttgagactccaacaatcgtctgccacttaatgcccttgctaggcgatctccttaccgctagatttgcggatgtcactttgatgagacagtcttcccgtcgttagggggagataagaacacgaatgttcaacaggaacgacaggaattgtcgtagtctgtcctcactatgtctcatctcgatccctactaaagtgacaagatcacacaaatatgctgcaaacatgcctgcaaggatggacgtccctacgagaggacgtagcgccaccctacatagaggtaggcatggcgccaacgccatagagagtggcactctggcgttacaggccatagccccagctaggatgcatgggaggcccgtggtttcgaaggatactttggcacattccaatcctttgatcatcgacactcaaaatccgtctcatgagaatcttccgggttatggttatcgttgggggacgcctcaacgtcaaaacctattcctgagaatatagagctctatgaaaattacactagtgtacatgagacgtgggataaaaactccatcataattgatgatgtagtcacgcatttcgttgcgcatgagtttgttgagtccgatgatatcgaaccacgctccgttgatgaatgaatgccaacgtagagagatttagcctaaatggaaagatgcgatccaggttaagttggattctctaatgaagaggaaggtttttgagctagtgatgccaacacctcctgacataaaacctattgactaatgggtcttcgttagaaagcgtagtgacaaaaagagatggtaatctcgccttatggcacaaggcttctcataaaacgctctggaatcgactacgatgagacatattctctcgtaatggatgtcattacactccactaccctgtcagtttggtagtttccgaataactgaacatgcagcttacaaatgtggtcactccgtatctctatggggatctagatacggaatatacatgaaggttcatggtgaacttcatttacccaagtcaagtggctccagaccacggagcgcgtttacaaagaggttgaaacgctcactaaagtgactacttgattgggaagggatatgcccacacgtttctataacaagtttcggattctatcgcggttcatgttggacatgatcttcattagaagcccttaaagagttaagggaaaccgctgaacactagaaatccgagtttgagataaaggattttgggagaacacgattatgtctcggtttggaacttgagcatcgtgttgatagatgcttagacattttgacaaggtcaagcctttaagcacccccatgatcgttcgtagtcttgatcctgaaaaggatcctcttcgtcaaaaggatgatgacgaagatgtgctagaggcagaagtgccttacttgtgtacaataggcgcattattgtacttagttaaatgcacaagaccggacatctcatttgcagtatgcttgttagctaagatatagctctgcgccaacgcgacgccattagattggtgtaaaagatatctttcagtacttgagatgtacgattgatatgggcttgttctatccctacagagagatgatggattcggacccatcacacaccaagaatgccgccaacactggcctgcgtccactatccccatcccaaaacgacatgtgttttggaaggtttagctgatgttgggtatctctctgacccacacaaagatCATTCCCAagatggttaagtgttcaccatgggtaaagaccgtggtatcttggaggtctacagaaatagaccctagtcgctatatcttcgaacaatgcagagactattgctcttcacgaagggattcgtgaatgtatatggattggatccataattacgcatgttcgaacaattgtggtttgaagtctaccatagatgagcctacaagcatttaggataatgctgcttgttttgaacaaatgaagcaaggctacatcaaaagcgacaacaccaaggataatcagcaacaacagactctccttaagatcaaaatgaactaggttcgatctgaggacagtgtggcagacttgctcactaagtcattgcctagattccactttcgagaaacatgttggtagcatcgtttacggaagttatccgaactcccatgaccgtagtcatcagggggagatgcagacatcagggggagatgtctacatgtatggtctcgaaacgtgaagggtgtgttgtgctctttttcctcttcgaccgaggttatttttgtcccactgggtttttgttactcggcaaggtttttaacgaggcaaccagagaagcaccgcgtttggacaacacaagggggagtgtttaaggatatctctatttgtgtttggcccaaactctaggttacttgacctagtggtaatatggttaaattagaaggatctagattcctattcaatgtacgattactttccttgtacgattgatattctatacattgtaatcctctatataaagaggcccctattatcaatgagaatacacagcaaattcctctcaatttcagtttctctacaacaatatTGAAATTTTAGTACTCACTGCTGTAACAGTAAGGCCCAAGTCTTCTAGAATTCCTGATTCAGCAGAGGTTGAATATCCCATCTACAAAATATTGTCATTGTGTACCTTAAGTCTAATGCTTGAACAAAAGGGTCTTCTCCACTATTTTATCTCCTAATTTTTTGAGTATTTAATCAATAGTAACACCTTGATGCAGCAAAGCAGATAGAAGTATAAAACATTAACGATCAGTGTTATCGGTATTAACACTTCTTACATCTTCCTTCTTTCTTACTTTGATTTTTCACTGTATTCTTTTTCTTAACACATGATAAATTTGGCGTTAAACTATCAAAGAGGCGTCTAATCA
Coding sequences within:
- the LOC133711374 gene encoding sugar transporter ESL1-like, whose amino-acid sequence is MTIGGIIGALVNGKITDLIGRRGTMWLSETFSAAGWLTIAFAQNAWWLDLGRLSVGFGVGLICYVVPVYIAEITPKDLRGRFTSATQVLS